One stretch of Paenibacillus sp. AN1007 DNA includes these proteins:
- a CDS encoding SDR family NAD(P)-dependent oxidoreductase produces MEHVYKFIMEHLQDGTLDKTVAVQLLQKLKQEEDTCKASGSVQGTKDIAIVGMALKLPQADSPGEFWNNMISGTDSIRSFPESRRPDIHSYLEYLGMNPDEIAFNENAYLDEIDKFDYAYFKMSPKEASLTDPNHRLFLETAWKAIEDAGYGGGKLTGSRTGVYLGLSNNIRDLYSRFIYDAEPESFAYSLVGNLASVAAGRLSFLLDLKGPSMVVDTSCSSSLVAVTLACQAIKEGQCDQALVGGIKINLVPLKSDHIKIGIESTDWRTKAFDDDSDGSGIGEGAGVVLLKPLEKALEDRDQIYAVIKGYGVNQDGKSISIAAPNPEAQTEAILQAWADAGIEPETVSYIETHGSGTMLGDPLEVQGIEQAFRRHTTKCQFCGIGSVKTNIGHLSEAAGVIGLIKSALSLHNQQIPASKHFHRPNRSIDFASSPVYVNARLRHWEAENIPRRSGVSAFGISGTNCHIVLEEAPAAALADPVIHGEHLLTVSAKTEEALRILIKQYVDVLSAAAPSELSSICYTANTGRGHYAYRLLVSGQNAGQLQLRLMEAEHLLENAAEDNKGSTAMGNSSGKSPKTGSQGLYYGYHKPGSSEPGCSDSPETTGLNPELARIGKGLASASDVMDRIGLQYVQGADLNWELLYTEDGLRKTSLPTYPFTRTRCWFEVPEGARARSVRTENITLNEPWSARFYRMNWRRADIPEMASQQNSGAVLVLKDEGRRGSELTELLQASGRRVIEVNFGESFHREKDGAFTVNGSEDDFGALFTALGETSVSDIVHLFAASASSEVRTMQELEQRQQRGVYSLFHLVRALIEHGNDNALNIMLVSELLYEVTTEESRLSPDAASLTGLGKVLALEYPHITCRSIDLDENIGTEVLFHEMGSQDQSYTSAYRDGMRYIEELGEVLADDLADSPVAIKENGVYVITGGTGGIGQEMAKYFASQAKVKLVLLGRKPIPPRTEWEMLLEDPTLDLKMAARLQNFLEIEQQGSEISCYAADTADYEAMQRVLADVRDRYGKITGVIHGAGVPAVGYLIRKTRETFDEVLHPKVHGAWIIDQLTRQDQLDFLVFFSSGLSLSSEVGQGDYSAANAYLDALAYARSKSGLKTLSINWSSWKEAGMSVDYGFNVDAITKALPTEQAAAGFMQALQKEVSRVLIGEFTYHPRFAKALLYKFPFRFSEEMTERLREAEKQEELKQTSMVTTTKKNKSSANTQVELKGKEGEDYNSIERQIASMYHEVLGFEELDIHDSFFDLGGDSVLLNRLFALLEEAYPGKMKLIHLFSYTTVHALSQFIMTKLDVKPAVPASRAEDDFEQLFKDIEAGSLSIDDAVKSFEDR; encoded by the coding sequence ATGGAGCATGTATACAAGTTCATCATGGAACATCTGCAGGATGGAACGCTGGACAAGACGGTTGCGGTGCAGCTTCTTCAGAAACTTAAACAGGAAGAGGATACCTGCAAAGCGTCCGGGTCCGTGCAGGGAACCAAGGATATTGCCATTGTAGGCATGGCTTTAAAACTGCCTCAGGCCGACTCGCCGGGAGAATTCTGGAACAACATGATCAGTGGAACGGACAGCATCCGTTCCTTTCCGGAATCCAGAAGACCGGATATCCATTCGTATCTGGAGTATCTGGGCATGAATCCGGATGAGATTGCTTTTAATGAGAATGCCTATCTCGATGAAATCGACAAATTCGACTATGCCTATTTCAAAATGTCTCCCAAAGAGGCCAGTCTGACAGACCCCAATCACAGATTATTTCTTGAAACAGCCTGGAAGGCGATAGAAGATGCAGGGTATGGCGGCGGTAAACTTACGGGCAGCCGAACAGGCGTATATCTGGGGCTCTCCAATAATATAAGGGACCTGTATTCCCGCTTTATTTATGATGCGGAGCCGGAAAGCTTCGCTTATTCCCTGGTCGGTAATCTGGCATCTGTAGCCGCAGGTCGGCTGTCTTTTCTGCTGGATCTGAAAGGGCCGAGTATGGTGGTAGATACGTCCTGTTCTTCCTCTCTGGTGGCAGTTACACTGGCCTGTCAGGCGATTAAAGAGGGGCAGTGTGATCAAGCACTGGTAGGGGGAATCAAAATCAATCTTGTGCCACTGAAGAGTGATCACATCAAGATTGGCATTGAATCTACAGACTGGCGGACCAAAGCGTTTGATGATGATTCCGATGGATCAGGGATCGGTGAAGGGGCAGGAGTCGTGCTGCTGAAACCGCTGGAGAAAGCACTGGAGGATCGGGATCAGATTTATGCGGTCATCAAAGGGTACGGTGTAAATCAGGATGGAAAATCAATCAGTATCGCGGCTCCGAACCCGGAAGCACAGACGGAAGCCATACTGCAGGCTTGGGCTGATGCTGGTATTGAACCCGAAACGGTTTCTTATATTGAAACCCATGGCAGCGGCACGATGCTGGGCGATCCGCTTGAGGTACAGGGGATAGAGCAGGCTTTCCGTCGTCACACCACGAAGTGCCAATTTTGCGGAATTGGTTCGGTCAAAACCAATATTGGTCACCTTTCAGAGGCAGCGGGAGTGATCGGTTTGATTAAATCGGCACTTTCCCTGCATAACCAGCAGATTCCCGCTTCAAAACATTTTCACAGACCGAATCGTTCCATTGATTTTGCTTCATCTCCTGTTTATGTGAACGCCCGTTTACGGCATTGGGAGGCAGAAAACATACCGCGGCGCAGCGGTGTAAGTGCATTTGGAATCAGCGGAACCAATTGTCACATTGTACTGGAGGAGGCACCCGCTGCAGCATTAGCTGATCCGGTAATTCATGGAGAGCATCTCTTAACGGTATCAGCCAAAACGGAGGAGGCCCTGCGCATTCTGATCAAGCAATATGTGGATGTGCTTTCCGCAGCCGCTCCTTCGGAGCTATCTTCCATCTGTTACACCGCGAACACGGGAAGAGGGCATTATGCATATCGGCTGCTGGTTTCGGGTCAGAATGCAGGCCAGCTTCAGCTTCGACTGATGGAGGCAGAGCATCTTCTGGAGAACGCAGCAGAGGATAACAAAGGAAGTACTGCGATGGGCAATTCATCGGGGAAATCCCCGAAAACGGGAAGCCAGGGGCTCTATTACGGCTATCATAAACCTGGAAGCAGTGAACCTGGCTGTTCCGATTCGCCGGAAACAACCGGTTTGAACCCGGAACTCGCAAGAATAGGAAAGGGGCTGGCATCTGCCTCAGATGTAATGGACCGAATCGGACTGCAGTATGTACAGGGCGCTGATCTGAATTGGGAGCTTCTATACACCGAAGACGGGCTGCGAAAAACAAGTCTGCCGACGTACCCGTTTACACGAACCCGCTGCTGGTTCGAAGTACCAGAGGGGGCGCGAGCCCGGTCAGTAAGGACGGAAAATATCACTTTAAATGAACCATGGTCAGCACGTTTTTATCGGATGAACTGGCGCAGGGCAGACATACCGGAGATGGCAAGCCAGCAAAATTCGGGAGCAGTACTGGTCCTAAAGGATGAAGGACGCCGGGGGAGCGAATTGACGGAACTCCTTCAAGCTTCAGGGCGTCGTGTTATTGAAGTTAACTTCGGTGAATCCTTTCATCGTGAAAAGGACGGGGCATTTACAGTAAACGGCTCGGAGGATGATTTCGGAGCACTCTTTACCGCACTGGGTGAGACGTCTGTAAGTGACATTGTGCATTTGTTTGCTGCATCGGCGTCTTCTGAGGTTCGCACGATGCAGGAGCTGGAGCAGCGGCAGCAGAGAGGCGTATACAGCTTGTTTCATCTCGTTCGTGCACTCATTGAACACGGAAATGATAATGCCTTAAACATCATGCTTGTCTCGGAGCTGCTTTACGAAGTCACAACAGAAGAGTCACGGCTTTCCCCGGATGCGGCTTCTTTGACGGGACTTGGCAAAGTGCTTGCCCTGGAGTATCCGCATATCACCTGCCGAAGCATTGACCTGGATGAGAATATCGGGACAGAGGTGCTTTTTCATGAGATGGGTTCACAGGATCAGAGCTATACCTCGGCGTATCGAGATGGCATGCGATATATCGAGGAGCTTGGCGAAGTACTGGCTGATGATCTGGCAGATTCACCTGTGGCCATCAAGGAAAACGGTGTATATGTCATTACCGGTGGTACGGGCGGGATTGGACAGGAGATGGCTAAATATTTTGCTTCGCAGGCCAAAGTCAAACTTGTTCTGCTGGGCCGCAAGCCGATTCCGCCAAGAACAGAATGGGAGATGCTCCTTGAGGACCCGACATTGGATCTTAAGATGGCCGCCCGTCTGCAGAACTTTCTGGAGATTGAACAGCAGGGATCGGAAATTTCCTGTTATGCGGCGGATACAGCGGATTATGAAGCGATGCAGCGTGTCCTGGCTGATGTCAGAGACAGATACGGGAAGATTACGGGGGTAATCCACGGTGCAGGTGTGCCGGCTGTAGGATATCTGATTCGTAAGACGCGGGAAACCTTTGACGAAGTGCTGCATCCCAAAGTGCATGGGGCCTGGATTATAGATCAGCTGACCCGGCAGGACCAGCTCGATTTCCTTGTTTTCTTCTCATCCGGGCTATCGTTGTCGAGTGAGGTGGGGCAGGGAGACTACTCCGCAGCTAATGCCTATCTGGATGCGCTGGCCTATGCGCGCAGCAAAAGCGGGCTGAAAACGCTGTCCATCAACTGGTCTTCGTGGAAAGAAGCCGGTATGTCGGTTGACTACGGATTTAATGTGGATGCCATCACCAAGGCGCTTCCGACAGAACAGGCAGCTGCCGGATTTATGCAGGCACTTCAGAAGGAAGTCTCGCGTGTATTAATCGGGGAGTTCACCTACCATCCACGCTTTGCCAAGGCGCTGCTGTACAAGTTTCCGTTTCGTTTCTCTGAAGAGATGACGGAGAGACTGCGGGAGGCTGAGAAGCAGGAAGAACTTAAGCAGACGTCGATGGTAACAACCACCAAGAAAAACAAGTCTTCTGCAAACACCCAGGTGGAACTTAAGGGTAAAGAAGGCGAGGATTACAACAGCATCGAGCGTCAGATTGCGAGTATGTATCACGAAGTGCTTGGTTTTGAGGAACTGGATATTCACGACAGCTTCTTCGATCTGGGTGGAGATTCCGTTTTGCTGAACAGGCTGTTTGCGCTGCTGGAAGAGGCCTATCCAGGAAAAATGAAGTTAATTCATCTTTTCTCCTACACAACCGTGCATGCACTGTCTCAATTCATCATGACCAAACTGGACGTGAAGCCGGCTGTTCCGGCATCCCGGGCAGAAGATGATTTTGAACAATTGTTTAAAGATATTGAAGCCGGGAGTCTGAGCATTGACGATGCTGTCAAGAGCTTCGAAGATCGTTGA